Within the Dolichospermum compactum NIES-806 genome, the region NNNNNNNNNNNNNNNNNNNNNNNNNNNNNNNNNNNNNNNNNNNNNNNNNNNNNNNNNNNNNNNNNNNNNNNNNNNNNNNNNNNNNNNNNNNNNNNNNNNNNNNNNNNNNNNNNNNNNNNNNNNNNNNNNNNNNNNNNNNNNNNNNNNNNNNNNNNNNNNNNNNNNNNNNNNNNNNNNNNNNNNNNNNNNNNNNNNNNNNNNNNNNNNNNNNNNNNNNNNNNNNNNNNNNNNNNNNNNNNNNNNNNNNNNNNNNNNNNNNNNNNNNNNNNNNNNNNNNNNNNNNNNNNNNNNNNNNNNNNNNNNNNNNNNNNNNNNNNNNNNNNNNNNNNNNNNNNNNNNNNNNNNNNNNNNNNNNNNNNNNNNNNNNNNNNNNNNNNNNNNNNNNNNNNNNNNNNNNNNNNNNNNNNNNNNNNNNNNNNNNNNNNNNNNNNNNNNNNNNNNNNNNNNNNNNNNNNNNNNNNNNNNNNNNNNNNNNNNNNNNNNNNNNNNNNNNNNNNNNNNNNNNNNNNNNNNNNNNNNNNNNNNNNNNNNNNNNNNNNNNNNNNNNNNNNNNNNNNNNNNNNNNNNNNNNNNNNNNNNNNNNNNNNNNNNNNNNNNNNNNNNNNNNNNNNNNNNNNNNNNNNNNNNNNNNNNNNNNNNNNNNNNNNNNNNNNNNNNNNNNNNNNNNNNNNNNNNNNNNNNNNNNNNNNNNNNNNNNNNNNNNNNNNNNNNNNNNNNNNNNNNNNNNNNNNNNNNNNNNNNNNNNNNNNNNNNNNNNNNNNNNNNNNNNNNNNNNNNNNNNNNNNNNNNNNNNNNNNNNNNNNNNNNNNNNNNNNNNNNNNNNNNNNNNNNNNNNNNNNNNNNNNNNNNNNNNNNNNNNNNNNNNNNNNNNNNNNNNNNNNNNNNNNNNNNNNNNNNNNNNNNNNNNNNNNNNNNNNNNNNNNNNNNNNNNNNNNNNNNNNNNNNNNNNNNNNNNNNNNNNNNNNNNNNNNNNNNNNNNNNNNNNNNNNNNNNNNNNNNNNNNNNNNNNNNNNNNNNNNNNNNNNNNNNNNNNNNNNNNNNNNNNNNNNNNNNNNNNNNNNNNNNNNNNNNNNNNNNNNNNNNNNNNNNNNNNNNNNNNNNNNNNNNNNNNNNNNNNNNNNNNNNNNNNNNNNNNNNNNNNNNNNNNNNNNNNNNNNNNNNNNNNNNNNNNNNNNNNNNNNNNNNNNNNNNNNNNNNNNNNNNNNNNNNNNNNNNNNNNNNNNNNNNNNNNNNNNNNNNNNNNNNNNNNNNNNNNNNNNNNNNNNNNNNNNNNNNNNNNNNNNNNNNNNNNNNNNNNNNNNNNNNNNNNNNNNNNNNNNNNNNNNNNNNNNNNNNNNNNNNNNNNNNNNNNNNNNNNNNNNNNNNNNNNNNNNNNNNNNNNNNNNNNNNNNNNNNNNNNNNNNNNNNNNNNNNNNNNNNNNNNNNNNNNNNNNNNNNNNNNNNNNNNNNNNNNNNNNNNNNNNNNNNNNNNNNNNNNNNNNNNNNNNNNNNNNNNNNNNNNNNNNNNNNNNNNNNNNNNNNNNNNNNNNNNNNNNNNNNNNNNNNNNNNNNNNNNNNNNNNNNNNNNNNNNNNNNNNNNNNNNNNNNNNNNNNNNNNNNNNNNNNNNNNNNNNNNNNNNNNNNNNNNNNNNNNNNNNNNNNNNNNNNNNNNNNNNNNNNNNNNNNNNNNNNNNNNNNNNNNNNNNNNNNNNNNNNNNNNNNNNNNNNNNNNNNNNNNNNNNNNNNNNNNNNNNNNNNNNNNNNNNNNNNNNNNNNNNNNNNNNNNNNNNNNNNNNNNNNNNNNNNNNNNNNNNNNNNNNNNNNNNNNNNNNNNNNNNNNNNNNNNNNNNNNNNNNNNNNNNNNNNNNNNNNNNNNNNNNNNNNNNNNNNNNNNNNNNNNNNNNNNNNNNNNNNNNNNNNNNNNNNNNNNNNNNNNNNNNNNNNNNNNNNNNNNNNNNNNNNNNNNNNNNNNNNNNNNNNNNNNNNNNNNNNNNNNNNNNNNNNNNNNNNNNNNNNNNNNNNNNNNNNNNNNNNNNNNNNNNNNNNNNNNNNNNNNNNNNNNNNNNNNNNNNNNNNNNNNNNNNNNNNNNNNNNNNNNNNNNNNNNNNNNNNNNNNNNNNNNNNNNNNNNNNNNNNNNNNNNNNNNNNNNNNNNNNNNNNNNNNNNNNNNNNNNNNNNNNNNNNNNNNNNNNNNNNNNNNNNNNNNNNNNNNNNNNNNNNNNNNNNNNNNNNNNNNNNNNNNNNNNNNNNNNNNNNNNNNNNNNNNNNNNNNNNNNNNNNNNNNNNNNNNNNNNNNNNNNNNNNNNNNNNNNNNNNNNNNNNNNNNNNNNNNNNNNNNNNNNNNNNNNNNNNNNNNNNNNNNNNNNNNNNNNNNNNNNNNNNNNNNNNNNNNNNNNNNNNNNNNNNNNNNNNNNNNNNNNNNNNNNNNNNNNNNNNNNNNNNNNNNNNNNNNNNNNNNNNNNNNNNNNNNNNNNNNNNNNNNNNNNNNNNNNNNNNNNNNNNNNNNNNNNNNNNNNNNNNNNNNNNNNNNNNNNNNNNNNNNNNNNNNNNNNNNNNNNNNNNNNNNNNNNNNNNNNNNNNNNNNNNNNNNNNNNNNNNNNNNNNNNNNNNNNNNNNNNNNNNNNNNNNNNNNNNNNNNNNNNNNNNNNNNNNNNNNNNNNNNNNNNNNNNNNNNNNNNNNNNNNNNNNNNNNNNNNNNNNNNNNNNNNNNNNNNNNNNNNNNNNNNNNNNNNNNNNNNNNNNNNNNNNNNNNNNNNNNNNNNNNNNNNNNNNNNNNNNNNNNNNNNNNNNNNNNNNNNNNNNNNNNNNNNNNNNNNNNNNNNNNNNNNNNNNNNNNNNNNNNNNNNNNNNNNNNNNNNNNNNNNNNNNNNNNNNNNNNNNNNNNNNNNNNNNNNNNNNNNNNNNNNNNNNNNNNNNNNNNNNNNNNNNNNNNNNNNNNNNNNNNNNNNNNNNNNNNNNNNNNNNNNNNNNNNNNNNNNNNNNNNNNNNNNNNNNNNNNNNNNNNNNNNNNNNNNNNNNNNNNNNNNNNNNNNNNNNNNNNNNNNNNNNNNNNNNNNNNNNNNNNNNNNNNNNNNNNNNNNNNNNNNNNNNNNNNNNNNNNNNNNNNNNNNNNNNNNNNNNNNNNNNNNNNNNNNNNNNNNNNNNNNNNNNNNNNNNNNNNNNNNNNNNNNNNNNNNNNNNNNNNNNNNNNNNNNNNNNNNNNNNNNNNNNNNNNNNNNNNNNNNNNNNNNNNNNNNNNNNNNNNNNNNNNNNNNNNNNNNNNNNNNNNNNNNNNNNNNNNNNNNNNNNNNNNNNNNNNNNNNNNNNNNNNNNNNNNNNNNNNNNNNNNNNNNNNNNNNNNNNNNNNNNNNNNNNNNNNNNNNNNNNNNNNNNNNNNNNNNNNNNNNNNNNNNNNNNNNNNNNNNNNNNNNNNNNNNNNNNNNNNNNNNNNNNNNNNNNNNNNNNNNNNNNNNNNNNNNNNNNNNNNNNNNNNNNNNNNNNNNNNNNNNNNNNNNNNNNNNNNNNNNNNNNNNNNNNNNNNNNNNNNNNNNNNNNNNNNNNNNNNNNNNNNNNNNNNNNNNNNNNNNNNNNNNNNNNNNNNNNNNNNNNNNNNNNNNNNNNNNNNNNNNNNNNNNNNNNNNNNNNNNNNNNNNNNNNNNNNNNNNNNNNNNNNNNNNNNNNNNNNNNNNNNNNNNNNNNNNNNNNNNNNNNNNNNNNNNNNNNNNNNNNNNNNNNNNNNNNNNNNNNNNNNNNNNNNNNNNNNNNNNNNNNNNNNNNNNNNNNNNNNNNNNNNNNNNNNNNNNNNNNNNNNNNNNNNNNNNNNNNNNNNNNNNNNNNNNNNNNNNNNNNNNNNNNNNNNNNNNNNNNNNNNNNNNNNNNNNNNNNNNNNNNNNNNNNNNNNNNNNNNNNNNNNNNNNNNNNNNNNNNNNNNNNNNNNNNNNNNNNNNNNNNNNNNNNNNNNNNNNNNNNNNNNNNNNNNNNNNNNNNNNNNNNNNNNNNNNNNNNNNNNNNNNNNNNNNNNNNNNNNNNNNNNNNNAAATTACAAATTACGAATTACGAATTACGAATTACAAATTACGAATTACGAATTATGAAAATCCCAGTCAAACTCCAAGAACTCATCCCACAACCAGAAGCAGCAATTCTACCAATTAGTACCCTCATAGGACAAAAATTAGCATTAGTAGACTGTACAAATATTGCTGAACTCACCCCCGAACAACTAAACCTAATTTTCACCCATATTCCCCCAACATGGGATTATCAAGAACTAACAGAAATCTTTAATTCTGACACCCTCACAGAAACCTTTGCTATCCAACTTTGTGAATATATAGATCATCGTTTAGGACGCACCCCCCAACCCTCTTTAATTACGAATTACGTTCGCGCAGCGTTTCCGAAGGAAATATTACCAATTACGAATTATCTCGATATATTCAACTTCCGTAATCAAATTATCGGCGACTATCGCCGCTATATAGAAAGCTTCTTAAAAATCCGTGATACTAAAGTTAGAGAATTCGTCAATCAAGAACTTGAAAAAGGACAACTGTGGACAAATCCCCTCGTCCAACTTAACCCCAAATATCGCCCTGGTGCAACAGTCACAGAATTAGTTAAAAACGGTATTCTCCATCCTGACTGTACACAATACTTCTCTAAAAATGGTCAACCTTTTAATTTCCATTATCACCAAAAACAAGCATTTGAAACTGCCCAAAAACAAGAACCTTATGTATTAACAACAGGTACAGGTTCAGGAAAAAGCATGACCTATGTTGTCCCCATTTTTGATGACTTACTGCGACATCCAGAAATTCAAGGAGTCAGGGCAATATTAGTATATCCCATGAACGCCCTAATTAACTCCCAAGAAGAAGAATTAAAGAAATTTCTCAATAACGTTCCTAACACCCATATTCGCGTTGCTAAATACACCGGACAAGAAAGTTTAAGCACAAAAACCGAAATTCAAAATAACCCACCTCACATATTATTAACTAACTACGTGATGCTGGAATTAATGCTTTCCCGCACCCACGAAGAAAAACTCGTTGCTTCTCCAGAATTAAAATTTTTAGTATTAGATGAACTCCATACCTATCGCGGTAGACAAGGTGCAGACGTAGCCATCTTAATTAGAAAACTCCGCCAACGTTGCGGAAAGGGTAATAGCCAATTGGGAAATAACATTTCCGCAGGAAATAATATTTCCGCAGGAAATAACAATTACGAATTACCTCCACGCAACATTTCCGCAGGAAACAACAATTACGAATTACGAATTACGAATTACGAATTATTATGTGTTGGCACAAGTGCTACCATGTCCACAGAAGGAACACGCGCACAACGTCGTCAAGTAGTTGCAAATGTAGCGAGTAAATTATTTGGTGTGGAAATTAAACCTGATAACGTCATAGATGAAACCTTAGAACGTTCTATCAAAAGTCCTAAACCTACCATTACAGAACTGCGAGAAAGCATAGATCAAGGTTTACCACCAGAAGCAGAACAAACATTAGAGAATTTCCAAAACCATCCTTTAAGTCATTGGATAGAAATGACCTTTGGTTTAGAAGATAAACAAGGTCATCTTGTGAGAAGAACACCCATAAGTTTAGAAAGTGGTGCAGAAAAATTAGCTGAAATTTATGTTCGTAGTTGTGCTTTAGCACAAAATTCTGAAAATGCCATAAATCAAATTAATAATTCAGAAAATGCCATAAATCCCAACTACGAACTTACAATATCAGAAAATGCGATAAATCCCAACTACGAACCTGGAGAAAATCGTATTTATGAACTATGTTTAGATATCCTTAAACAGATGTTTTTATGGGGAAGTAAAGTTAAAGGTTTAGCATTTCGACTCCATCAATTTATCTCTCAAGGTGGTAGCGTTTACTCTACCATTGAAAGTTCCCAAAAACGTTTTCTCACCCTAGAAGGACAATATACCACCACAGAAGAACGTTTACTTTATCCCCTCGTCTTTTGTCGGGAATGTGGACATGATTATTATGTCATCAACTACAATAACGACAAACAAATAGTCCTTCCCCAACTTCCCACAGCATTAGATATGAGTCCCGAATATACTGATATCCAAGCTGGTTATCTTACCTTAGATGAACCCGGACTTTGGGATGCTTATAAAGATGAAGAAAGACTTCCTGACTCCTGGTTTACCGAAACCAAAAAGAAAGGACGAGTTCCTAAAAAAGATTATGCTAAATTCATTCCCCAAAAATTACAAATTCTCCCCAACGGAAAAGTTACAACTTCCCCATTACAGGGAACAACTTGTTGGTTTGTTCCTAGACCATTTCGCGTGTGTTTAAATTGTGGTGTGCTTCATGATGGAAATAAAAACGAATTTACCAAACTTTCGCGCTTGAGTAGTGAAGGACGCAGTACCGCTACCACCCTCCTCTGTTTATCCACTGTCAGCCGTCTCAAACAAGTTTTCACAGGCGAAAAAGCCCAAGCCGCCAAAATTCTCAGTTTTACCGATAATCGCCAAGATGCCTCATTACAAGCGGGGCATTTTAATGATTTTGTGCAAACCAGTTTTTTACGTGCTGCTTTATTAGGTGCATTACAAAATAAAGGACAACTCACCCACAGCGAGTTAGTCAGCGAAGTTATCAAACAAATGGGACTAAAACAAGCAGCTTACGCCAAAGAAGTGGCAGAATTTAATCCAGGTAAACAATCCAACGAAAAAGCTTTTCAAGAATTAATTGAATATCGTCTTTACGAAGACTTACGCAGAGGATGGCGCATTGTTCAACCTAATTTAGAACAGTGCGGACTTTTGGTAATTGAATATAATGGTTTAAAAGATATCTGTGCAGATAAGGCTATTTGGAATAAACATCGTCATCCGGTTTTATTACAAGCTATCCCTGAAGAAAAATTTATTGCTGCTCAAGCTTTATTAAATCATCTCCGTCGGGAATTAGCTATTGATACTAAATTACTCCAATATGATAATAGAGACTCTTTATTTCGAGATGTTTTTCAAGCCATTAAAGAACCTTGGGTATTTGATGAAAAAGAAAAGTTGAATTTTGCAGAGTTCGCAACTATTGACAGTAATACGGACAAAAAAGCTAAGGTAAAATTAACAATTAGAAGTAAAATTGGCAGATTTTTACGCTCTCCTAAAGCTTGGTCATTACGCAGTGAATTGTTAACAGAAACAGAGTACAATAGTTTAATTAGTACCTTCGTTGCGGCTTTAGCTGATGCTGGGTTTTTAACTACGAAAAATGGCATTCAATTAAAAATCAATTCCTTGGTATGGAAGTTTACAACATTAACTGAAATTCCCTCTGATCCTCTTTCATCTAAGCGGTTACAGGGGCAGGAAGACGCAAAAAGACCTGTTAACAGCTTCTTTCAAGAATTTTATCAAAGCAATGCCCAAAAAATTCAAACAATGGAAGGGCGAGAACATACAGGACAAGTCAAAACCAAAAAACGTCAAGAAAGAGAAGAGATGTTTAGAAAGGGAGAATTAGCCAGTTTGTTCTGTTCCCCGACAATGGAATTAGGAATTGATATTTCTGACCTCAGCGTTGTCCATTTGCGGAACGTTCCCCCCAGTCCGGCTAACTATGCCCAACGTAGTGGACGCGCTGGACGCAGTGGACAGGAAGCATTAGTTATTACCTATGCAGCTATTGGTAGCGGTCATGATCAATATTTCTTTCAACGTCAAGAACAGATGGTAGCTGGGGCTGTTGCACCACCCAAACTAGAATTAGCCAATCAAGATTTAGTTCAATCTCATGTGTATTCAATTTGGTTAGCACATACAGGAGTTTATTTAGATGACTCCATGAACAAAATTCTGGATTTACATATTACTGATTATCCCCTGAAAGATAGTGTACGTGAACAATTAATACTTAGTTCTGGGAAATTAGCTGAATGTCTGCAAGCTACTCAGTCAATACTTGCAGATACCTTCTGTCAAAGTGATTTACAAAAAGCCTCTTGGTATTCTGTACATTGGCTACAATTTACCATAGAGAATGCACTGAATACATTCAATAGAAAATGCGATCGCTGGCGTAAACTTTATGATAGTGCAGTTAAACAAAGAGATCAGGCTAACATCATAATTAGTCGTTCTGCTGCTGGTTATGTTACAGATGAAGAACGAAAAAACGCTGAAGCTCAAGCAAGAGAAGCGCAACGACAAATAGATTTATTGGTAGGGCATAACCAAGGTAAAAGTAATAGCGAATTTGAATTTTATCCCTACCGCTACTTTGCTGCTGAAGGATTTTTACCAGGGTTTAATTTCCCCCGTTTACCTGTGAGAGCATTTATCCCCACCAATGATGGAGGTGAGTTTATTTCTCGTCCCCGTGTTGTCGCTTTAAGGGAATTTGCACCCAACAACATCATTTACTATGAAGGTAGTAAATTTATGGTGTCAAAAACCAAAGTACCTGTAGGTGGCATTGAAAGTCAATATCAACGAGTAAGCTGTTGTTTTAACTGTGGTTATTTCCATCCAGATGATGCGCGTGATACCTGCGAAAACTGCGGTGCAAAAATTAAACCTGATAGTTCTCAAAACCTAGCTAAATTAAATCGTGTATTATCAATGGACACAGTATTTACTCGCAGAAGAGAACGTATTACCTGCGATGAAGAAGAAAGATTGAAATATGGTTATAACATTACTACCCATTTCCGTTATGCACCTCAAAAACAAGAATCTGCCACTGTTTTAGCAGCAGATAATACACCATTATTCAAATTAACCTATGGGGCTACAGCTACCATCTGGCGTATCAATAGAGGACTGAAGAAAAACACCGAAGAAAGAGGGTTTAAATTAGATACTAAAACAGGTAATTGGGGAGATACAAAAAATAATTTCCAAACCAACTCACCAACAACAAATTTACCTCCAGAAACCTTACACACGGAAGTAAATTTAATGGTAGATGACACTTGCAATATTCTTGTCATCGAACCCTTGAATGTTCCCCAAGATAACAAAGAAGCGTTTATTGCTACTCTCCAATATATCCTAGAAACAGCAATTCAAGCAGTTTATAAGTTAGAACCAGATGAACTGGATTCAGAAAGATTAGGAGAAGGAAAATATTTGCTATTTTGGGAAGCATCAGAAGGTGGTGCAGGAGTTTTATCTCAGCTACTCCAACAAACAGATGCTTTTCAGAAAATCGCCAATTCTGCTTTAGATATTTGTCATTTTCAAACACCAAAGGATAGTTGTGTGCAAGCTTGCTATGAATGCTTACTTTCCTACAGGAATCAATTTGATCATCCGTTAATTAATCGTCATTTGATTAAACCTTTACTCGATGATCTGCAAGCAAGTACAGTAGAGATATCCGGTGTATTCCGAGATGAACAATATCAAAAACTATTCGCACAAACAGACCCAAATTCCGATTTTGAACGAGAAGTTTTACAAGAGATTTACCAACGGGGTTATAAACTACCTGATACAGCCCAGGAATTAATTACCGAAGCCAATTGTAAACCAGATTTTATTTATAAAGATGAAAAAACTGCTATTTTCTGTGATGGTTCAGTACATGATAGTCCTGAACAGAAAAAGCAAGACCAAATTGAGAGAGATAATCTGAGATACAACGCAGGGTATCATATATTAACTCTGCGCTATGATAAAAATTGGCGGGAGCAATTGGACGTTTTAGGGAGTTTATGAATTGATAATTGTTCAGAGGGAACAGGGAACGGGCAACAGGGAACAGAAAAAACTCATGTTTTTAAACATGAAATTGAAATAGTGACACTGTTTTTTTCGTACTACGCATCTTGTAAAAACATCCTTTTTTTGACTGAGCTTTAAACTCAGAACTAAAGTTTTTATTTGTTAGCTGTTACCTGTTCCCTGTTCCCTGTTCCCTTCTTTTGTAATCTATTTAAATTCGTTTTATAGGTGTGGCAGATGAGGCTAATTTTTTCCATGACTTCTACTTTACCATGTCTTTCTACTTATTTTTTCTGGTAGCCGAATTAATCCTCTAAGTTTCAAGTTTATTTGGTAGTTATTGGTCAAAATACTGATAATCAGGGTAACAATAATCTCTAGTTTTGATAGAAGTGAGAGGTTATGAATTTATTGATTTTTCTAAATAACTTTATTGACGATTTTGCATATAATCAAAATATATCTGCTAAAGGTATTAAAGCTGGATTTTTATTTCCTGTTGACATTGGTTGAGATACAGCAAATTGTCATCAAACCCGGAACAAGAACCCCAACCCCAACCCCCTCCAGTATCAAAAGCTTATCCTTTTCTTCCCCCCGCTGCGGGGGGATTTAGGGGGGTGCAATGAGGGGGCTAAGATGTACCTTATATGATTGGAAATCGCTGTAAACAACCAATGAGGATTTACGAGTAAGCCGATTATGCCTAAAAAGAAGACTACTCCCCATTAAGGATTCTGGAGACGAGATGTATCTAGCGCATTCATTCATGAGTGATGAGAAACGGCAACAACATCAACAACATCAACAGCCTTTGATTTTAGTGGTAGAAAATCATGATGATGGTCTACTGCTGATGAGTTATACACTTGAGTTACTTGGTTGTCAGTCTATTTGTCAAAAAGAAAGTTCAACAACAGTATTTATGGCTAAAGAACATCAACCTGATTTAATTTTATTGAATATTTTTTTACCCGGGGTGAATGGACTAGATTTTA harbors:
- a CDS encoding response regulator, giving the protein MYLAHSFMSDEKRQQHQQHQQPLILVVENHDDGLLLMSYTLELLGCQSICQKESSTTVFMAKEHQPDLILLNIFLPGVNGLDFIRYLKQEPLTCHIPVVAMTVLTDGEYNKKMLEAGFDDYIVKPYMIEELAAIIYRFLGTKFELCSVLEVQRIH
- a CDS encoding DEAD/DEAH box helicase, with amino-acid sequence MKIPVKLQELIPQPEAAILPISTLIGQKLALVDCTNIAELTPEQLNLIFTHIPPTWDYQELTEIFNSDTLTETFAIQLCEYIDHRLGRTPQPSLITNYVRAAFPKEILPITNYLDIFNFRNQIIGDYRRYIESFLKIRDTKVREFVNQELEKGQLWTNPLVQLNPKYRPGATVTELVKNGILHPDCTQYFSKNGQPFNFHYHQKQAFETAQKQEPYVLTTGTGSGKSMTYVVPIFDDLLRHPEIQGVRAILVYPMNALINSQEEELKKFLNNVPNTHIRVAKYTGQESLSTKTEIQNNPPHILLTNYVMLELMLSRTHEEKLVASPELKFLVLDELHTYRGRQGADVAILIRKLRQRCGKGNSQLGNNISAGNNISAGNNNYELPPRNISAGNNNYELRITNYELLCVGTSATMSTEGTRAQRRQVVANVASKLFGVEIKPDNVIDETLERSIKSPKPTITELRESIDQGLPPEAEQTLENFQNHPLSHWIEMTFGLEDKQGHLVRRTPISLESGAEKLAEIYVRSCALAQNSENAINQINNSENAINPNYELTISENAINPNYEPGENRIYELCLDILKQMFLWGSKVKGLAFRLHQFISQGGSVYSTIESSQKRFLTLEGQYTTTEERLLYPLVFCRECGHDYYVINYNNDKQIVLPQLPTALDMSPEYTDIQAGYLTLDEPGLWDAYKDEERLPDSWFTETKKKGRVPKKDYAKFIPQKLQILPNGKVTTSPLQGTTCWFVPRPFRVCLNCGVLHDGNKNEFTKLSRLSSEGRSTATTLLCLSTVSRLKQVFTGEKAQAAKILSFTDNRQDASLQAGHFNDFVQTSFLRAALLGALQNKGQLTHSELVSEVIKQMGLKQAAYAKEVAEFNPGKQSNEKAFQELIEYRLYEDLRRGWRIVQPNLEQCGLLVIEYNGLKDICADKAIWNKHRHPVLLQAIPEEKFIAAQALLNHLRRELAIDTKLLQYDNRDSLFRDVFQAIKEPWVFDEKEKLNFAEFATIDSNTDKKAKVKLTIRSKIGRFLRSPKAWSLRSELLTETEYNSLISTFVAALADAGFLTTKNGIQLKINSLVWKFTTLTEIPSDPLSSKRLQGQEDAKRPVNSFFQEFYQSNAQKIQTMEGREHTGQVKTKKRQEREEMFRKGELASLFCSPTMELGIDISDLSVVHLRNVPPSPANYAQRSGRAGRSGQEALVITYAAIGSGHDQYFFQRQEQMVAGAVAPPKLELANQDLVQSHVYSIWLAHTGVYLDDSMNKILDLHITDYPLKDSVREQLILSSGKLAECLQATQSILADTFCQSDLQKASWYSVHWLQFTIENALNTFNRKCDRWRKLYDSAVKQRDQANIIISRSAAGYVTDEERKNAEAQAREAQRQIDLLVGHNQGKSNSEFEFYPYRYFAAEGFLPGFNFPRLPVRAFIPTNDGGEFISRPRVVALREFAPNNIIYYEGSKFMVSKTKVPVGGIESQYQRVSCCFNCGYFHPDDARDTCENCGAKIKPDSSQNLAKLNRVLSMDTVFTRRRERITCDEEERLKYGYNITTHFRYAPQKQESATVLAADNTPLFKLTYGATATIWRINRGLKKNTEERGFKLDTKTGNWGDTKNNFQTNSPTTNLPPETLHTEVNLMVDDTCNILVIEPLNVPQDNKEAFIATLQYILETAIQAVYKLEPDELDSERLGEGKYLLFWEASEGGAGVLSQLLQQTDAFQKIANSALDICHFQTPKDSCVQACYECLLSYRNQFDHPLINRHLIKPLLDDLQASTVEISGVFRDEQYQKLFAQTDPNSDFEREVLQEIYQRGYKLPDTAQELITEANCKPDFIYKDEKTAIFCDGSVHDSPEQKKQDQIERDNLRYNAGYHILTLRYDKNWREQLDVLGSL